Proteins from a genomic interval of Caulobacter rhizosphaerae:
- a CDS encoding MucR family transcriptional regulator, translated as MEDKATLIELTAEIVANYVANNSTSVSDLPALIRATHDALAGIGSPEAAPVETVTKATPAQIRRSITPDALISFEDGKPYKTLKRHLTTHGMTVAEYKAKWGLPNDYPTTAPAYSEARSAMAKALGLGQGGRKAKAPRGRKG; from the coding sequence GTGGAAGACAAAGCTACCCTGATCGAGCTCACCGCCGAGATCGTCGCCAATTACGTGGCCAATAACAGCACGTCGGTCTCCGATCTGCCGGCCCTGATCCGGGCGACTCACGACGCTCTGGCCGGTATTGGCTCTCCGGAAGCGGCTCCGGTCGAGACCGTTACGAAGGCTACGCCGGCTCAAATCCGTCGCAGCATTACGCCGGACGCCCTGATCAGCTTCGAAGACGGCAAGCCGTACAAGACTCTGAAGCGTCACCTTACGACGCATGGCATGACCGTCGCCGAATACAAGGCCAAGTGGGGCCTGCCGAACGACTATCCCACCACCGCCCCGGCCTATAGCGAAGCCCGCTCGGCCATGGCCAAGGCCCTGGGTCTCGGCCAAGGCGGCCGCAAGGCCAAGGCCCCGCGCGGCCGCAAGGGCTGA
- a CDS encoding GNAT family N-acetyltransferase: MAAITIRPSTDADVSAITAIYGWNVLNGLGTFEEVPPDAAEMGRRRAAFLAKGLPYLVAERDGVVVGYAYAGPFRLRAAYRYTVEDSVYVGPDAVGKGVGKALLSALIDACEALGLRQICAVIGDSGNAASIGLHAALGFERKGVFPAMGYKFGRWVDLVWMQRPLNGGGSRDPDAPGLELSGV, from the coding sequence ATGGCCGCGATCACCATCCGCCCCTCCACCGACGCCGACGTCTCCGCCATCACCGCCATCTACGGCTGGAACGTGCTCAACGGCCTGGGCACCTTCGAAGAGGTTCCGCCGGACGCGGCCGAGATGGGGCGACGCCGCGCGGCCTTCCTGGCCAAGGGCCTGCCCTATCTGGTCGCTGAACGGGACGGCGTGGTCGTCGGCTACGCCTATGCCGGGCCGTTCCGCCTGCGCGCCGCCTATCGCTACACGGTCGAGGACAGCGTCTATGTCGGCCCGGACGCCGTGGGCAAGGGCGTCGGCAAGGCGCTGCTGTCGGCCCTGATCGACGCCTGCGAGGCCCTGGGCCTGCGCCAGATCTGCGCGGTGATCGGCGACAGCGGCAACGCCGCCTCGATCGGCCTGCACGCCGCCCTCGGCTTCGAACGCAAGGGCGTGTTCCCCGCCATGGGTTACAAGTTCGGCCGTTGGGTCGACCTGGTCTGGATGCAGCGCCCGCTGAACGGCGGCGGTTCGCGCGATCCCGACGCGCCGGGCCTGGAGCTCAGCGGCGTCTGA
- a CDS encoding S9 family peptidase, producing MMTSAAAVITSVSAFKPKAAVSETRMTQSPPVPPVARKIPKRTEQLGRVRVDDYAWMKDDNWQKVLRDPSLIKPEVKEHLSAENAYVKAMLASTEALQAAMFEEMKGRIKEDDASVPAPDGPWEYYSRFNIGGQHPIFCRRPRGKTDGEEILLDCDALAKGKAYSQVSAADHSPDHQLFAYAEDAQGSEVHHIYVKDLATGEVLKEPVESSTGDFAWSPDSQWLFWTHRDDNGRSDKIYRRPARGGLKDDLLVYDEPDDGFFVSVGATGSDAFIVISAGDHETSETLLIPASDPTAEPKVVEPRTVGLRYSVEHWDGRFVILTNADDAIDFKLVEAPVATPGRAHWKDFVPHKPGHFITGLAAYKDHLVRIERVNANTRIVVTDRTSRAEKPITIDEEAYVLSLEGGYEFDTPVMRYVYQSPTTPRQWFDYDMATGQKTLRKTQEIPSGHDPAAYVTRRLYAKAPDGAEVPITVLMKKGVALDGAAPLLLYGYGSYGMSMDPSFSIRNLSLVDRGWIWATAHVRGGSEKGYGWFLEGRKFKKTNTFTDFIACAEHLHAAGYGAKGRTVAYGGSAGGMLMGAITNLRPDLWAGIIGAVPFVDVLNTMSDTSLPLTPPEWPEWGNPLEDPEAYDYIASYSPYDNVTARAYPAVLATGGLSDPRVTYWEPEKWTARLREHTTSGAPILLKINMEAGHGGASGRFDFLKEIALDYAFAVWAVDKGWTKA from the coding sequence ATGATGACGAGCGCGGCCGCGGTCATTACGTCGGTGTCGGCCTTCAAGCCCAAGGCCGCCGTTTCCGAGACCCGCATGACCCAGTCGCCCCCCGTCCCGCCCGTCGCCCGCAAGATCCCCAAGCGCACCGAACAGCTGGGTCGGGTCCGCGTCGACGACTACGCCTGGATGAAGGACGACAACTGGCAGAAGGTCCTGCGCGATCCGAGCCTTATCAAGCCGGAGGTCAAGGAACACCTGAGCGCCGAGAACGCCTATGTGAAGGCCATGCTGGCTTCGACCGAGGCGCTGCAGGCGGCGATGTTCGAGGAGATGAAGGGTCGCATCAAGGAGGACGACGCCAGCGTCCCCGCCCCCGATGGTCCGTGGGAATACTATTCGCGCTTCAACATCGGCGGCCAGCACCCGATCTTCTGCCGCCGGCCTCGCGGCAAGACCGACGGCGAGGAGATCCTGCTGGACTGCGACGCCCTGGCCAAGGGCAAGGCTTACAGCCAGGTCAGCGCCGCCGACCACAGCCCCGACCACCAGCTGTTCGCCTATGCCGAGGACGCGCAGGGCTCGGAGGTCCACCACATCTATGTGAAGGACCTGGCGACCGGCGAGGTCCTGAAGGAGCCCGTCGAGAGCAGCACCGGCGACTTCGCCTGGTCGCCCGACTCACAGTGGCTTTTCTGGACCCACCGAGACGACAACGGTCGGTCCGACAAGATCTACCGCCGCCCCGCGCGCGGCGGGCTGAAGGACGACCTTCTGGTCTATGACGAGCCCGACGACGGCTTCTTCGTCAGCGTGGGCGCGACGGGGTCGGACGCCTTCATCGTCATCAGCGCCGGCGACCACGAAACCTCCGAGACCTTGCTGATCCCGGCCTCGGACCCCACCGCCGAACCGAAGGTGGTCGAGCCGCGCACCGTGGGCCTGCGCTACTCCGTCGAGCACTGGGACGGCCGGTTCGTCATCCTGACCAACGCCGACGACGCCATCGACTTCAAGCTGGTCGAGGCCCCGGTCGCCACGCCGGGCCGGGCGCACTGGAAGGACTTCGTCCCGCACAAGCCCGGCCATTTCATCACGGGCCTGGCCGCCTACAAGGACCACCTGGTCCGGATCGAGCGGGTCAACGCCAACACCCGGATCGTCGTCACTGACCGGACCAGCCGGGCCGAAAAGCCGATCACGATCGACGAAGAGGCCTATGTCCTGAGTCTGGAGGGCGGCTACGAGTTCGACACCCCGGTGATGCGCTATGTCTATCAGTCGCCGACCACGCCTCGGCAGTGGTTCGACTACGACATGGCCACGGGCCAGAAGACCCTGCGCAAGACCCAGGAGATTCCCTCCGGCCATGATCCGGCCGCCTATGTCACGCGGCGGCTCTACGCCAAGGCCCCCGACGGCGCCGAGGTCCCGATCACCGTGCTGATGAAGAAGGGCGTGGCCCTGGACGGCGCTGCGCCGCTGCTGCTGTACGGCTATGGCAGCTACGGCATGTCGATGGACCCGTCGTTCTCGATCCGCAACCTCAGCCTGGTCGACCGCGGCTGGATCTGGGCCACGGCCCACGTCCGCGGCGGTTCGGAAAAGGGCTACGGCTGGTTCCTGGAGGGCCGGAAGTTCAAGAAGACGAACACCTTCACCGACTTCATCGCCTGCGCCGAGCACCTGCACGCGGCCGGCTACGGGGCCAAGGGCCGGACGGTGGCCTATGGCGGCTCGGCCGGCGGCATGCTGATGGGGGCGATCACCAACCTGCGCCCCGACCTGTGGGCCGGGATCATCGGGGCGGTGCCGTTCGTCGACGTGCTCAACACCATGAGCGACACCTCCCTGCCCCTGACCCCGCCGGAATGGCCCGAATGGGGCAATCCGCTGGAGGACCCGGAAGCCTACGACTACATCGCCAGCTATTCCCCGTACGACAACGTGACGGCCAGGGCCTATCCGGCCGTGCTGGCCACCGGCGGCCTGTCGGACCCGCGGGTGACCTATTGGGAGCCGGAGAAGTGGACGGCCCGGTTGCGCGAACATACGACCAGCGGCGCCCCGATCCTGCTCAAGATCAACATGGAGGCCGGCCACGGCGGCGCTTCGGGCCGGTTCGACTTCCTCAAGGAGATCGCCCTGGACTACGCCTTCGCCGTGTGGGCGGTCGACAAGGGATGGACCAAGGCGTGA
- a CDS encoding trypsin-like serine peptidase: MAWDLSVDLIQATVQLEQPLGDGSRTVGTGFLIENPTPDGRPRTILVTAAHVFDKMPSASAKIGYRIQSADGVWRYDPHTLKIRDGDHPLWVKHPTRDVAAIEVEAPPEFAKAAIPLAWLAQDDTFNKYSLGPGDEMMALGFPRGLSANPAGFPILRSGRVASYPLAPASVFPTFLMDFSVFPGNSGGPVFMAQGARRRPGSTESQEVQFVAGMLTQQVELSGERLEIGIVTHAKYIRETVAMLDKLAGPPLIQASPAKPVVPSTQAATQAAAAVSVTAIAVSR; encoded by the coding sequence ATGGCTTGGGACCTGTCGGTCGATCTGATCCAGGCTACCGTGCAGCTCGAGCAGCCGCTCGGCGACGGATCGCGAACCGTCGGCACCGGCTTCCTGATCGAAAATCCCACGCCCGACGGCCGGCCGCGCACCATCCTGGTCACCGCCGCCCACGTCTTCGACAAGATGCCCTCGGCCTCAGCCAAGATCGGCTACCGCATCCAGAGCGCCGATGGCGTCTGGCGCTATGATCCCCACACCCTGAAGATCCGCGACGGCGACCATCCGCTGTGGGTCAAGCACCCCACCCGCGACGTCGCCGCCATCGAGGTCGAGGCCCCGCCGGAATTCGCCAAGGCGGCGATCCCCCTGGCCTGGCTGGCCCAGGATGACACCTTCAACAAGTACAGCCTGGGTCCGGGCGACGAGATGATGGCCCTGGGCTTCCCGCGCGGCCTGTCGGCCAATCCGGCCGGCTTCCCGATCCTGCGGTCCGGGCGGGTCGCTTCCTACCCGCTGGCCCCGGCCAGCGTGTTCCCCACCTTCCTGATGGACTTCTCGGTGTTCCCCGGCAATTCCGGCGGGCCGGTGTTCATGGCCCAGGGCGCGCGTCGCCGGCCCGGCTCGACCGAGAGCCAGGAGGTGCAGTTCGTGGCCGGCATGCTGACCCAGCAGGTCGAGCTGTCGGGCGAGCGCCTGGAGATCGGCATCGTCACCCACGCCAAATATATCCGCGAGACGGTGGCCATGCTGGACAAGCTGGCGGGGCCGCCGCTGATCCAGGCCAGCCCCGCCAAGCCGGTCGTGCCCTCGACCCAGGCCGCGACCCAGGCCGCCGCGGCGGTGTCAGTCACCGCCATCGCCGTCTCACGGTAG
- a CDS encoding MaoC family dehydratase, with protein MKEVAYTDVASLVGQEIGVSDWVEISQERVNQFAEATGDHQWIHVDVERATREIGGPIAHGFLTLSLIPMLGEGILRVTGVTRGINYGCDKVRFTGMVRVGKRVRMRQKLLGVEPKAGGLQMKNECTIEIEGEERPACVAETISILYG; from the coding sequence ATGAAGGAAGTCGCCTACACCGACGTCGCCAGCCTGGTCGGCCAGGAGATCGGGGTCTCCGACTGGGTCGAGATCAGCCAGGAGCGGGTCAACCAGTTCGCCGAGGCCACCGGCGACCACCAGTGGATCCATGTCGACGTCGAGCGCGCCACCCGCGAGATCGGCGGGCCGATCGCCCATGGCTTCCTGACCCTGTCGCTGATCCCGATGCTGGGCGAAGGCATTCTGCGCGTCACCGGCGTGACGCGCGGCATCAACTACGGCTGCGACAAGGTGCGGTTCACCGGCATGGTCCGGGTCGGCAAGAGGGTGCGCATGCGCCAGAAGCTGCTCGGCGTCGAGCCCAAGGCGGGCGGTCTGCAGATGAAGAACGAGTGCACCATCGAGATCGAGGGCGAGGAACGCCCCGCCTGCGTGGCCGAGACGATCTCGATCCTCTACGGGTAA
- a CDS encoding Nramp family divalent metal transporter: MFALPKTATAPFCPAEVRGAVAVPDGLSPWKRALRFAGPGLLVSVGYMDPGNWATDIEAGSRYGTALLFVVVLSSLAAIVLQTLSLRLGLVTGRDLAQMSRERYGPRTVKVQWLLAEVAIIACDIAEVLGSALAFKLLLGVPLWAGVLLTALDTVIVLGLKGKGFRQLEAIILGLVGTIGICFLVQLILVRPDAGEVARGLVPSLEALKQGNALYLAIGIVGATIMPHNLYLHSSIVQTRVVPVDEPGKRAALRLATLDTVASLAVALFINAAILILAASAFHRTGNTEVAGIEEAHRLLAPLTGAAVAGLLFGIALFASGQSSTFTGTIAGQVILEGFLNLSIPCWQRRLITRGLAIVPALVGVLTMGEHSVGKLLVLTQVVLSAQLPFAIFPLLRFTDDRALMGVFANGPVTKAVAWSLFGVISSANAWLVVQTFAA, translated from the coding sequence ATGTTCGCCCTGCCCAAGACCGCCACCGCGCCCTTCTGTCCCGCCGAGGTGCGCGGCGCAGTGGCCGTACCCGACGGCCTGTCGCCCTGGAAGCGGGCCCTGCGCTTCGCCGGCCCCGGCCTGCTGGTCAGCGTCGGCTACATGGACCCCGGCAACTGGGCGACCGACATCGAGGCGGGCTCGCGCTACGGGACCGCCCTGCTGTTCGTGGTGGTGCTGTCGAGCCTGGCGGCCATCGTCCTGCAGACGTTGAGCCTGCGCCTGGGCCTGGTCACCGGCCGCGACCTGGCCCAGATGTCGCGCGAGCGCTACGGCCCGCGCACGGTCAAGGTCCAGTGGCTGCTGGCCGAAGTCGCCATCATCGCCTGCGACATCGCCGAGGTGCTGGGCAGCGCCCTGGCCTTCAAGCTGCTCCTGGGCGTTCCCTTGTGGGCTGGAGTCCTGCTGACCGCGCTGGACACGGTCATCGTGCTGGGCCTGAAGGGCAAGGGCTTCCGGCAGCTGGAGGCGATCATCCTGGGCCTGGTCGGCACGATCGGCATCTGCTTCCTGGTCCAGTTGATCCTGGTCAGGCCCGACGCCGGCGAGGTGGCGCGCGGCCTGGTCCCGTCGCTGGAGGCCCTGAAGCAGGGCAACGCCCTGTACCTGGCCATCGGCATCGTCGGGGCGACGATCATGCCGCATAACCTTTATCTGCACTCGTCGATCGTCCAGACGCGGGTGGTCCCCGTCGACGAGCCCGGCAAGCGCGCGGCCCTGCGGCTGGCGACGCTGGACACCGTGGCCTCGCTGGCCGTGGCCCTGTTCATCAACGCCGCCATCCTGATCCTGGCGGCCTCGGCCTTTCACCGGACGGGCAATACCGAAGTCGCCGGCATCGAGGAGGCCCACCGCCTGCTGGCGCCTCTGACCGGCGCGGCCGTGGCCGGCTTGCTGTTCGGGATCGCCCTGTTCGCCTCGGGCCAGAGCTCGACCTTCACCGGCACCATCGCCGGCCAGGTGATCCTGGAAGGCTTCCTGAACCTGTCCATCCCCTGCTGGCAGCGGCGGTTGATCACCCGGGGCCTGGCCATCGTCCCGGCCCTGGTCGGCGTGCTGACGATGGGCGAGCATTCCGTCGGCAAGCTGCTGGTCCTGACCCAGGTGGTGCTGAGCGCCCAGCTGCCGTTCGCGATCTTTCCGCTGCTGCGCTTCACCGACGACAGGGCGCTGATGGGGGTGTTCGCCAACGGCCCGGTCACCAAGGCGGTAGCCTGGAGCCTGTTCGGGGTGATCTCGTCGGCCAACGCCTGGCTGGTGGTCCAGACCTTCGCGGCTTGA
- a CDS encoding crotonase/enoyl-CoA hydratase family protein, with product MAAPSFETLIYAVEDGIATVTLNRPDKLNAFTARMMKELIEVFDITDAEDAVRVVIVTGAGRAFCAGADLSAGGATFDRTSPQAIEREEGKVGDVYRDGGGRVVLRMYESLKPIIAAVNGPAVGVGVTMQLPMDIRLASTDAKFGFVFARRGITPEACSSWFLPRLVGMQTALEWCFTGRVFGAQEAKERGLVRSLHAPDELLPAARALAREIADNTAPVSVALSRQLLWRMAGADHPMEAHKADSRAIQSRGAAGDAREGVSSFLEKRAPVYPDRVSADLPDIWPAWGEHPFR from the coding sequence ATGGCCGCGCCCAGCTTCGAGACCCTGATCTACGCCGTCGAGGACGGGATCGCGACCGTCACCCTGAATCGTCCGGACAAGCTGAACGCCTTCACCGCCCGGATGATGAAGGAGCTGATCGAGGTCTTCGACATCACCGACGCCGAAGACGCCGTGCGTGTGGTGATCGTCACCGGCGCGGGCCGGGCCTTCTGCGCGGGGGCGGACCTGTCAGCCGGCGGGGCCACCTTCGATCGCACCAGCCCCCAGGCCATCGAGCGGGAAGAGGGCAAGGTCGGCGACGTTTATCGCGACGGCGGCGGCCGGGTGGTGCTGCGGATGTATGAAAGCCTCAAGCCGATCATCGCCGCGGTCAACGGTCCGGCGGTCGGGGTGGGGGTGACCATGCAGCTGCCGATGGATATCCGCCTGGCCTCGACCGACGCCAAGTTCGGCTTCGTGTTCGCCCGCCGAGGCATCACGCCCGAGGCCTGCTCGTCCTGGTTCCTGCCGCGGCTGGTCGGGATGCAGACGGCGCTGGAATGGTGCTTCACCGGCCGGGTGTTCGGCGCCCAGGAGGCCAAGGAGCGCGGCCTGGTCCGCTCGCTGCACGCGCCTGACGAGCTGCTGCCCGCCGCCCGCGCCCTGGCCCGGGAGATCGCCGACAACACCGCCCCGGTTTCGGTGGCGCTGTCGCGGCAACTTTTGTGGCGCATGGCCGGCGCCGACCATCCAATGGAAGCCCACAAGGCCGACAGCCGGGCCATCCAGTCGCGCGGCGCGGCCGGCGACGCCCGGGAAGGGGTCAGTTCCTTCCTGGAAAAGCGCGCGCCGGTCTATCCCGACCGGGTCTCGGCCGACCTTCCCGACATCTGGCCGGCGTGGGGCGAGCATCCGTTCCGGTAG
- a CDS encoding D-alanine--D-alanine ligase translates to MTSADRPLANQHIAVLLGGPSAEREVSLATGAAYAGALERLGARVSRVDPGPDIAQVLTALKPELVVNGLHGRWGEDGCVQGVLETLGLAYTHSGVLASALAMDKARSKVVLAAAGIPVPGGRLFNRHDVARDHVMQPPYVVKPNAEGSSVGVFIVREGANGPPREVAAPDWTFGEEVMVEPYIPGLELSVATLGQATGPRALAVTEIRLSTGFYDYQAKYAEGGSVHVLPAPIPDAIRDRALHFAKLGHASLGCRGVTRADFRYDGINDLLVLLEVNTQPGMTPTSLVPEQADHAGVSFDRLVFWIVEDAYARKCAGGTA, encoded by the coding sequence ATGACCTCGGCCGACCGCCCCCTCGCCAACCAGCACATCGCCGTCCTGCTCGGCGGCCCGTCGGCCGAGCGCGAGGTCAGCCTCGCCACGGGAGCGGCCTACGCCGGCGCGCTCGAGCGGCTGGGCGCCCGCGTCAGCCGCGTCGACCCGGGTCCCGACATCGCCCAGGTCCTGACGGCCCTCAAGCCCGAGCTCGTGGTCAACGGCCTGCACGGCCGCTGGGGCGAGGACGGTTGCGTGCAGGGCGTGCTGGAGACCCTGGGCCTGGCCTACACCCACTCCGGCGTCCTGGCCTCGGCCCTGGCCATGGACAAGGCCCGTAGCAAGGTGGTGCTGGCGGCGGCGGGGATCCCCGTGCCCGGCGGCCGCCTGTTCAACCGGCACGATGTCGCGCGCGACCATGTGATGCAGCCGCCCTACGTGGTCAAACCCAACGCCGAGGGCTCGTCCGTCGGGGTGTTCATCGTGCGCGAGGGCGCCAACGGACCGCCACGCGAAGTGGCCGCGCCGGACTGGACTTTCGGGGAAGAGGTGATGGTCGAGCCCTACATCCCCGGGTTGGAGCTTTCCGTCGCAACCCTTGGCCAGGCAACGGGTCCGAGGGCCCTGGCGGTCACCGAGATCCGCCTGTCCACAGGTTTCTATGACTACCAGGCCAAGTACGCGGAAGGCGGCTCGGTCCACGTTCTGCCCGCCCCGATTCCGGACGCCATAAGGGACCGCGCCCTGCATTTCGCCAAGCTTGGCCATGCAAGTCTTGGTTGCCGAGGTGTGACCAGGGCGGACTTCCGTTATGACGGAATTAACGACCTTCTGGTCCTTCTAGAGGTCAATACGCAACCTGGCATGACACCCACTTCGCTCGTCCCCGAGCAGGCGGACCACGCCGGAGTCTCGTTTGATCGTTTAGTGTTCTGGATCGTGGAGGACGCTTATGCCCGCAAGTGTGCGGGGGGGACCGCGTAA
- a CDS encoding cell division protein FtsQ/DivIB, whose amino-acid sequence MPASVRGGPRKPTRPRAEAPASPKARPAARNAAPPAGKLQAARSGVGVSPGLALSVAGGALVVALVATLATGHRAERLGQAMARGVDGEFADLGFKLKTVHIEGASPMAKADILNATALYQDQPILGLDLADLRSRVEGVGWVKSAKVVRLLPDTVFISVEERPALAVWQHSGAMRVIDGEGRIIREADAARFPQLPLVVGQGADQAAGAILPAVNARPRLRDRLEALVRVDDRRWDLRLKDGSLIQLPAIDEESALIQLDQLDQRQRILDLGFARIDLRDPEMVAVRPRDAVLPGQPVAGGA is encoded by the coding sequence ATGCCCGCAAGTGTGCGGGGGGGACCGCGTAAGCCAACGCGCCCCCGGGCCGAAGCGCCCGCAAGTCCGAAGGCTCGACCGGCCGCGCGCAACGCCGCGCCGCCGGCTGGGAAGCTGCAAGCCGCACGCAGCGGCGTGGGCGTGTCGCCCGGCCTGGCCCTGAGCGTGGCCGGCGGCGCCCTGGTCGTGGCCCTGGTCGCCACCCTGGCCACCGGCCATCGGGCCGAGCGCCTGGGCCAGGCCATGGCCCGCGGCGTCGATGGCGAGTTCGCGGACCTGGGCTTCAAGCTGAAGACGGTGCACATCGAAGGCGCCTCGCCGATGGCCAAGGCCGACATCCTCAACGCCACGGCCCTGTACCAGGACCAACCGATCCTTGGCCTGGACCTGGCCGACCTGCGCTCGCGGGTGGAGGGCGTGGGCTGGGTCAAGTCCGCCAAGGTCGTGCGCCTGCTGCCCGACACCGTGTTCATCTCCGTCGAAGAGCGCCCGGCCCTGGCCGTCTGGCAGCATTCCGGCGCCATGCGGGTGATCGACGGCGAGGGACGGATCATCCGCGAGGCCGACGCCGCGCGCTTCCCGCAGCTGCCGCTGGTGGTGGGGCAGGGCGCCGACCAGGCCGCCGGCGCCATCCTGCCGGCCGTCAACGCCCGGCCGCGCCTGCGCGACCGCCTGGAGGCCCTGGTGCGCGTCGACGACCGCCGCTGGGACCTGCGTCTGAAAGATGGTTCGCTGATCCAGCTGCCGGCCATTGACGAAGAGTCCGCGCTGATTCAATTGGATCAACTCGATCAACGACAACGAATCCTCGATCTCGGTTTCGCGCGCATCGACCTGCGCGACCCGGAGATGGTGGCCGTAAGGCCTCGCGACGCGGTGCTGCCCGGGCAGCCCGTGGCCGGAGGGGCCTGA
- the ftsA gene encoding cell division protein FtsA, with protein MSRLDDRKQAREGLKATLVRQPAVAAVDLGASKVTCFIMKADGIHRDNRTLTTAGVGYVQSRGVRGGAIVNLDEAAQAIAQAVERAETVAGVNVQGVSVCTAGGQLASHRVHTQVSLGARPIGDGDLSRAIASALAQVRIPGRKPIHLLPIAWSVDGQRGIRDPRAMFGRALGLELLVVSINENIFHTLAHCVERAHLSFEGVVAAPFASALAALEEDEMDLGAVCIDMGGGSTSVAVFNNGALCHVDSLAVGGGHVTQDIARGLQTSVAGAERIKTLHGSAIASANEDREMIEAPPRGDDPGAGPVIAPRSLLKGIIQPRVEETLELLRERLKASGAPVEPGAGIVLTGGASQLAGVREVAVRVFDRPVRLGRPRRVPHLADAASGPAFCAAAGVLHRSAFGPREVVSPKALAGAAIRKRPLDPNASPVARAAAWLRDNL; from the coding sequence ATGTCGCGACTGGATGACCGGAAGCAAGCCCGCGAAGGCTTGAAGGCGACGCTCGTGCGTCAGCCGGCGGTCGCGGCCGTCGATCTTGGCGCGTCCAAGGTCACCTGCTTCATCATGAAGGCCGACGGGATCCACCGCGACAACCGCACCCTGACCACCGCCGGCGTCGGCTATGTGCAGTCGCGCGGCGTCCGCGGCGGGGCGATCGTCAACCTCGACGAAGCGGCCCAGGCCATCGCCCAGGCCGTTGAGCGGGCCGAGACCGTGGCCGGCGTCAACGTCCAGGGCGTCAGCGTTTGCACGGCCGGCGGCCAGCTGGCCAGCCATCGCGTCCACACCCAGGTGTCGCTGGGCGCCCGGCCGATCGGCGACGGCGACCTGTCGCGCGCCATCGCCTCGGCCCTGGCCCAGGTCCGCATTCCCGGCCGCAAGCCGATCCACCTGCTGCCGATCGCCTGGTCGGTCGACGGCCAGCGCGGCATCCGCGACCCGCGCGCCATGTTCGGCCGCGCCCTGGGTCTGGAGCTGCTGGTCGTCTCGATCAACGAGAACATCTTCCACACCCTCGCCCACTGCGTCGAGCGGGCCCATCTGTCGTTCGAGGGCGTGGTCGCCGCGCCGTTCGCCTCGGCCCTGGCGGCCCTGGAAGAGGACGAGATGGACCTGGGCGCGGTCTGCATCGACATGGGCGGCGGCTCGACCTCGGTGGCGGTGTTCAACAACGGCGCCCTGTGCCACGTCGACAGCCTGGCCGTCGGCGGCGGACACGTCACCCAGGACATCGCCCGCGGCCTGCAGACCTCGGTCGCCGGCGCCGAGCGCATCAAGACCCTGCACGGATCGGCCATCGCCTCGGCCAACGAGGACCGCGAGATGATCGAGGCCCCGCCGCGCGGCGACGATCCGGGCGCGGGCCCGGTGATCGCGCCCCGGTCGCTGCTGAAGGGCATCATCCAGCCGCGCGTCGAGGAGACGCTGGAGCTGCTGCGCGAGCGCCTGAAGGCCTCGGGCGCGCCGGTCGAACCGGGCGCGGGCATCGTGCTGACCGGCGGGGCCAGCCAGCTGGCCGGCGTCCGCGAAGTGGCCGTGCGGGTCTTCGACCGTCCCGTGCGCCTGGGCCGTCCGCGCCGGGTGCCGCACCTGGCCGACGCCGCCTCGGGGCCGGCCTTCTGCGCCGCCGCCGGCGTGCTGCACCGCTCGGCCTTCGGTCCGCGCGAGGTGGTCTCGCCCAAGGCCCTGGCCGGCGCGGCGATCCGCAAGCGCCCGCTCGATCCCAACGCCAGCCCGGTCGCCCGGGCCGCCGCCTGGCTGCGCGATAATCTTTGA